One stretch of Frankiaceae bacterium DNA includes these proteins:
- a CDS encoding zinc-dependent metalloprotease: MTDLPFGFSPAGGPEDIAGKIPFFAELQKLMSWSGGPVNWDLARQVAVATASSGDRTVTTAETDEVRDALRLADLWLEPLTTFPTGTFNAVAWNRVAWVEQTLTAWARLVDPVAAKVVAAMGDALPEEVRAQAGPLAGMMGQFGGLLFGGQVGQALGQLAAEVLSSSDIGIPLAGSTGALLPANVAAFGEGLEVPAGEVRLYVALREAAHLRLYAHVPWLRGHIVSAVEAYAAGISIDTSALDSAMGSIDPTNPESMQEALGGGLFAVEQSPAQAAALARLEVALALVEGWVDDVVGQAAGAHLPGAAALGETMRRRRATGGPAEQTFATLVGLELRPRRLREAATLWRWMREQQGYEARDAVWAHPERLPSAEDLADPVGFVRPDDQE, encoded by the coding sequence ATGACCGATCTGCCGTTCGGATTCTCCCCCGCGGGAGGCCCCGAGGACATCGCCGGGAAGATCCCGTTTTTTGCGGAGCTGCAGAAGCTGATGTCCTGGTCGGGCGGCCCCGTCAACTGGGACCTCGCCCGCCAGGTCGCCGTGGCCACCGCGTCGTCGGGAGACCGTACCGTCACGACGGCTGAGACGGACGAGGTGCGCGACGCGCTCCGCCTCGCCGACCTCTGGCTGGAGCCGCTGACGACGTTCCCGACGGGGACGTTCAACGCCGTCGCCTGGAACCGCGTCGCCTGGGTCGAGCAGACGCTCACCGCGTGGGCGCGGCTCGTCGACCCCGTGGCCGCCAAGGTCGTCGCCGCGATGGGCGACGCGCTGCCCGAGGAGGTCCGCGCCCAGGCGGGGCCGCTCGCCGGGATGATGGGGCAGTTCGGGGGGCTGCTCTTCGGCGGCCAGGTGGGGCAGGCACTCGGCCAGCTCGCCGCCGAGGTGCTCTCGTCCTCCGACATCGGGATCCCGCTGGCCGGCTCGACGGGGGCGCTGCTGCCGGCGAACGTGGCCGCGTTCGGCGAGGGCCTGGAGGTCCCCGCCGGTGAGGTGCGGTTGTACGTCGCGCTGCGTGAGGCCGCCCACCTGCGGCTGTACGCGCACGTGCCGTGGCTGCGCGGCCACATCGTCTCGGCCGTGGAGGCGTACGCCGCCGGCATCTCGATCGACACCTCCGCGCTCGACTCCGCGATGGGCTCCATCGACCCCACGAACCCCGAGAGCATGCAGGAGGCGCTGGGCGGCGGGCTGTTCGCCGTCGAGCAGTCGCCCGCGCAGGCGGCGGCGCTCGCCCGGCTCGAGGTCGCGCTGGCGCTCGTCGAGGGCTGGGTCGACGACGTCGTCGGGCAGGCGGCGGGCGCGCACCTTCCGGGAGCGGCGGCGCTGGGCGAGACGATGCGGCGGCGACGGGCGACGGGCGGGCCTGCCGAGCAGACGTTCGCGACGCTCGTCGGTCTCGAGCTGCGGCCGCGGCGGCTGCGCGAGGCGGCGACGTTGTGGCGCTGGATGCGCGAGCAGCAGGGGTACGAGGCCCGCGACGCCGTCTGGGCGCACCCGGAGCGGCTGCCGTCGGCGGAGGACCTGGCCGACCCGGTGGGCTTCGTGCGGCCGGACGATCAGGAGTAG
- a CDS encoding M48 family metallopeptidase, translated as MTEAVEVRRSARRRRTVSAYRDGERTVVLIPARMSKAEEARWVETMVARLAAKDAKRPAGDDELRRRALALSKRYLDGRARPLSVRWVTNQKGRWGSCTPADRTIRLSHRMRGFPDWVVDYVLVHELAHLLVPDHSAAFWALVAHYPMAERARGYLLGVAAEHPGLGEPDDDLDGPAPEPVQLQLG; from the coding sequence GTGACGGAGGCGGTCGAGGTACGGCGCAGCGCGCGCCGGCGGCGCACCGTGTCCGCGTACCGCGACGGCGAGCGCACCGTCGTCCTCATCCCCGCTCGGATGTCCAAGGCGGAGGAGGCGCGCTGGGTCGAGACGATGGTCGCGCGGCTCGCCGCGAAGGACGCCAAGCGCCCCGCCGGTGACGACGAGCTGCGCCGCCGCGCCCTCGCCCTGTCCAAGCGGTACCTCGACGGCCGCGCCCGCCCGCTGTCGGTCCGCTGGGTCACCAACCAGAAGGGCCGCTGGGGCTCCTGCACCCCCGCCGACCGCACGATCCGCCTCTCCCACAGGATGCGCGGCTTCCCCGACTGGGTCGTCGACTACGTCCTCGTGCACGAGCTCGCCCACCTGCTCGTGCCCGACCACTCGGCGGCGTTCTGGGCGCTGGTCGCCCACTACCCCATGGCCGAACGCGCCCGCGGCTACCTCCTCGGCGTCGCCGCCGAGCACCCCGGGCTGGGCGAGCCCGACGACGACCTCGACGGGCCCGCGCCGGAGCCGGTCCAGCTCCAGCTCGGCTGA
- a CDS encoding enoyl-CoA hydratase-related protein has protein sequence MTLRIERRDAVAVLTLDLPERRNAMTAELTAAWTSAVEALRADPSVRAVVVTGAGSAFCAGGDLSWIGESPDMSVMALRERMLPFYRAWLSVRMLDVPVLAAVNGPAVGAGLCLALACDVRYAAPGATFSAPFARLGMHPGMAATYLLPEVVGVARARELLLTGRRVGADEAYAIGLVSGVADDVLAHTLEVAEGIAASAPIAVRLTKAALAYAGHHSLDAALDWEGLAQPVTMASADLREGLAAQAERRTPRFTGA, from the coding sequence ATGACCCTGCGCATCGAACGCCGCGACGCCGTCGCGGTCCTCACGCTCGACCTGCCCGAGCGCCGCAACGCCATGACCGCCGAGCTCACCGCGGCGTGGACTTCGGCGGTGGAGGCGCTGCGCGCCGACCCGTCCGTCCGCGCCGTCGTCGTGACGGGCGCGGGGAGCGCGTTCTGCGCCGGCGGGGACCTGTCGTGGATCGGCGAGTCGCCCGACATGAGCGTCATGGCGCTGCGCGAGCGAATGCTGCCGTTCTACCGGGCGTGGCTGTCGGTGCGGATGCTCGACGTGCCCGTCCTCGCCGCCGTCAACGGCCCCGCCGTCGGCGCCGGCCTCTGCCTCGCGCTGGCCTGCGACGTGCGGTACGCCGCGCCGGGGGCGACGTTCTCGGCGCCGTTCGCGCGGCTCGGGATGCACCCCGGCATGGCCGCCACCTACCTCCTCCCCGAGGTCGTCGGCGTCGCCCGCGCCCGCGAGCTGCTGCTGACAGGGCGTCGCGTCGGGGCCGACGAGGCGTACGCCATCGGGCTCGTCAGCGGCGTCGCCGACGACGTTCTCGCGCACACGCTCGAGGTCGCCGAGGGCATCGCGGCCAGCGCGCCGATCGCGGTCCGGCTGACGAAGGCGGCGCTCGCGTACGCCGGGCATCACAGCCTCGACGCGGCGCTGGACTGGGAGGGGCTCGCGCAGCCGGTGACGATGGCGAGCGCGGACCTGCGGGAGGGGCTCGCGGCCCAGGCCGAGCGCCGTACGCCCCGTTTCACCGGCGCCTGA
- a CDS encoding septal ring lytic transglycosylase RlpA family protein has translation MTPTQRRSSSTGRRDRTPRRGRHRLERSYRRPARYAAAGLLALTGAVSAPLVQHDSRAAVEQTAPRTTTVRPLAARPSARVVTPRRATRGAAVRKAVTRQARPAPLVLRGRATWYGPGFDGRRTASGEVFRSRLALTAAHRTLPFGTRLRVCYSGRCVVVRVNDRGPFGNAILDLSWLAASRIGLVHAGIGHVTATVVRSAA, from the coding sequence ATGACCCCAACCCAGCGCCGGTCGTCCTCGACCGGGCGCCGTGACCGCACGCCGCGGCGCGGACGCCACCGCCTCGAACGCTCGTACCGCCGCCCCGCCCGCTACGCCGCGGCCGGCCTCCTCGCCCTCACCGGCGCCGTCAGCGCCCCCCTCGTCCAGCACGACTCCCGCGCCGCCGTCGAGCAGACCGCGCCGCGGACGACGACCGTCCGGCCGCTCGCCGCGCGCCCCTCGGCCAGGGTCGTCACCCCCCGGCGCGCCACGCGCGGCGCCGCCGTCCGCAAGGCAGTCACGCGCCAGGCCCGTCCCGCGCCGCTCGTGCTGCGCGGCCGCGCGACCTGGTACGGCCCCGGCTTCGACGGCCGGCGTACGGCCTCCGGCGAGGTGTTCCGCTCCCGGCTCGCGCTGACGGCGGCGCATCGGACGCTGCCGTTCGGGACCCGCCTGCGGGTCTGCTACTCGGGCCGCTGCGTCGTCGTGCGCGTCAACGACCGGGGGCCGTTCGGCAACGCGATCCTCGACCTCTCCTGGCTCGCCGCCTCGCGCATCGGCCTGGTGCACGCGGGGATCGGGCACGTGACGGCGACCGTCGTACGCTCCGCCGCATGA
- a CDS encoding S8 family peptidase codes for MSRRTLSLALALACAGLGAAAPGPLAAPATVVVTSPAGSADAAAAVTFAGGSVVASLPLAGGVVARLRPGATLPSGYVVAADRPISVAGLAASAGNASTVRSTLGLAATGTEGAGVTVAVVDTGIADVPDLAGVVSEHVDVTGEGGGDPYGHGTFMAGLIAGNGASSGGRYTGVAPGATLVDVKVADAAGETSLSLVMRGLEAVAARPDVDVLNLSLSSGSPLPYQLDPLTRALDALWRRGVTVVVPAGNDGPDARTIASPGVDPTLLTVSAVDENGTASREDDTVPVWSSRGPAPQRVAKPDLAAPGAHVVSLRAPGSTVDADNPSARVEDAYFRGSGTSMATAVASGAVAALLSARPSLAPDAVKSLLTTTAYAASGLSSEDEAGAGGLDLAAAYDGKVKRGGRGPAAGGDERAFAEFAAAWIEGDYDAAARAWAAMSPAARAWAARAWAAAVWERANSWSTEEWNARAWAARAWAGNAWSSDTWLARAWAARAWADEEWAARAWAARAWAARAWAARAWAGEEFAARAWAGRAWAGRAWADEEFAGRAWAGRAWADEDWAGRAWAEDEWAGRAWAEDGWAARAWSARAWSARAWSGATWLGASWSARAWTARAWTGASWSGASWSGASWSGASWSARSWAAVEWGS; via the coding sequence ATGTCGCGCCGCACCCTCTCCCTCGCGCTGGCCCTGGCCTGCGCGGGGCTGGGCGCGGCCGCGCCGGGCCCGCTCGCGGCTCCGGCCACGGTCGTCGTCACCTCCCCGGCGGGCTCGGCCGACGCCGCCGCCGCCGTCACCTTCGCGGGTGGCAGCGTCGTGGCGTCGCTCCCGCTGGCGGGCGGCGTCGTCGCCAGGCTCCGGCCTGGCGCGACGCTGCCCTCCGGCTACGTCGTCGCCGCCGACCGCCCCATCTCCGTCGCGGGCCTCGCGGCGTCGGCCGGCAACGCGAGCACGGTGCGTTCGACGCTCGGCCTCGCGGCCACCGGCACCGAAGGCGCGGGCGTCACGGTCGCCGTCGTGGACACCGGCATCGCGGACGTCCCCGACCTCGCCGGTGTCGTGTCCGAGCACGTGGACGTGACGGGCGAGGGCGGCGGGGACCCGTACGGCCACGGGACGTTCATGGCCGGCCTCATCGCCGGCAACGGCGCCTCCTCCGGCGGCCGCTACACCGGCGTCGCCCCCGGCGCGACGCTCGTCGACGTCAAGGTCGCCGACGCCGCCGGCGAGACGTCGCTCTCGCTTGTCATGCGCGGCCTGGAAGCCGTCGCGGCGCGCCCGGACGTGGACGTCCTCAACCTCTCGCTCTCCTCCGGCAGCCCGCTGCCGTACCAGCTCGACCCGCTGACCCGCGCGCTGGACGCGCTGTGGCGCCGCGGCGTCACCGTCGTCGTCCCCGCGGGCAACGACGGCCCCGACGCGCGCACCATCGCCTCCCCCGGCGTCGACCCGACACTGCTCACCGTCTCCGCCGTCGACGAGAACGGCACCGCGTCGCGCGAGGACGACACCGTCCCCGTCTGGTCCTCGCGCGGCCCCGCGCCGCAGCGCGTCGCCAAGCCCGACCTCGCCGCCCCCGGCGCGCACGTCGTCTCGCTGCGCGCTCCCGGCAGCACGGTCGACGCGGACAACCCGTCGGCGCGGGTCGAGGACGCGTACTTCCGCGGCTCCGGCACCTCCATGGCGACCGCGGTCGCGTCGGGCGCGGTCGCGGCGCTGCTGTCCGCGCGCCCCTCGCTGGCGCCGGACGCCGTGAAGTCGCTGCTGACGACGACGGCGTACGCCGCCTCCGGTCTCTCCTCCGAGGACGAGGCCGGCGCGGGCGGGCTGGACCTCGCGGCGGCGTACGACGGCAAGGTCAAGCGCGGCGGCCGCGGTCCGGCCGCGGGCGGGGACGAGCGGGCGTTCGCGGAGTTCGCGGCCGCGTGGATCGAGGGCGACTACGACGCCGCCGCCCGCGCGTGGGCCGCGATGTCGCCGGCCGCGCGGGCGTGGGCCGCTCGGGCCTGGGCCGCGGCGGTCTGGGAGCGCGCGAACTCGTGGAGCACCGAGGAGTGGAACGCCCGGGCCTGGGCCGCGCGGGCCTGGGCGGGCAACGCCTGGTCGTCCGACACGTGGCTGGCGCGGGCCTGGGCGGCGCGCGCGTGGGCCGACGAGGAGTGGGCGGCGCGCGCCTGGGCGGCTCGGGCATGGGCCGCCCGGGCGTGGGCTGCCCGTGCCTGGGCCGGCGAGGAGTTCGCTGCCCGAGCCTGGGCAGGGCGCGCGTGGGCCGGCCGGGCGTGGGCCGACGAGGAGTTCGCGGGCCGGGCCTGGGCCGGGCGCGCGTGGGCCGACGAGGACTGGGCCGGCCGCGCGTGGGCCGAGGACGAGTGGGCGGGTCGCGCGTGGGCCGAGGACGGCTGGGCCGCGCGGGCCTGGTCGGCGCGGGCCTGGTCGGCGCGGGCGTGGAGCGGTGCCACGTGGCTCGGCGCGTCGTGGTCGGCGCGGGCCTGGACGGCACGGGCCTGGACCGGTGCGTCGTGGAGCGGTGCGTCGTGGAGCGGTGCGTCCTGGTCGGGCGCGTCGTGGTCGGCGCGCAGCTGGGCCGCCGTCGAGTGGGGCTCGTGA
- a CDS encoding ATP-binding protein: protein MTSAPAVERLPHSPGPDATRPAPVVSALRSWVLSWGVSAGQPAGLIALVISVCALGLLGALLVATLLGESSAAAGGDKLSLALGLVALTAAAELTAVRLRHGESTEELTLFEAAVVLDVLLLSPAMGVVVPVLGLALASAARRRPVVKAAFNLGTYALATVVMVVTFRLVAGASAPFAARSVLGLVLGTVGFAAVNLGCLARVLSVVSPASFREVVLDGWRLSAVMALGNVALGTVVVSVAQSSPTLLPMTALPAAALTYAYRSASQRVDERDRAARLLDLSQALVGRLDADEMVASFLTSARRAFRADRARVVLDVGITAWPVVVEVDAGGVVRRQATTADVALLERPGRAQAATLVRDGLPDAWAEALVAPLEAEGLRLGVLALAADDRGSLADAMLLTPLASALAVALRGAEHLERVVEETSKLKVVVDHSSDGIFVVDGGGRVLLWNPAMSAVTGVPEDEAHGSLSELVHALDTSGQRIDPLEAAFSLTPEVPRRDVEMAIVRPDGEERWVRCSHAGLFDDGRLVRDVVIVHDVTRQREVDRLKADFIATVSHELRTPVTPIKGYADLLRRRGDQMSPEKRNECLDIITDRVNHLARLVEDLLLASRISSPREPSHNVTLGVGDLVALTKRAAGDFDTAGTARMHLMLPEAPVVVSCDALRTVQVVGNLISNALKYSPSNTQVDVAVSSYDGRARVTVTDRGRGIPADQLEAVFDKFHRVEDPLTMTTSGTGLGLYIARQLARAMDGDVLVRSVLGSGSTFVLVLPLAETVPAPRAAVNSPERRSVSR, encoded by the coding sequence ATGACGTCGGCGCCGGCCGTGGAACGGCTGCCGCACTCCCCAGGGCCGGACGCGACGCGTCCGGCTCCGGTGGTTTCCGCGCTGCGTTCGTGGGTGCTCTCGTGGGGTGTCTCGGCCGGCCAGCCCGCCGGCCTCATCGCGCTCGTCATCTCCGTCTGCGCGCTCGGCCTGCTCGGCGCGCTGCTCGTCGCGACGCTGCTCGGCGAGAGCAGCGCGGCGGCCGGCGGCGACAAGCTCTCGCTCGCCCTCGGGCTCGTCGCGCTGACCGCGGCGGCCGAGCTGACCGCCGTACGGCTCCGCCATGGCGAGTCGACCGAGGAGCTGACGCTGTTCGAGGCGGCGGTCGTCCTCGACGTGCTGCTGCTCTCCCCCGCGATGGGCGTCGTCGTCCCCGTGCTCGGCCTCGCGCTCGCCTCGGCGGCGCGGCGGCGGCCGGTCGTGAAGGCGGCGTTCAACCTCGGGACGTACGCCCTCGCGACCGTCGTGATGGTGGTGACGTTCCGGCTGGTGGCGGGGGCGTCGGCGCCGTTCGCGGCGCGGTCCGTGCTCGGCCTCGTGCTCGGCACGGTCGGCTTCGCCGCCGTCAACCTCGGCTGTCTCGCGCGCGTGCTGTCGGTCGTGTCGCCGGCGTCGTTCCGCGAGGTCGTCCTCGACGGGTGGCGGCTCTCGGCGGTCATGGCGCTCGGCAACGTCGCCCTCGGCACCGTCGTCGTCTCCGTCGCGCAGTCCTCCCCCACCCTGCTGCCGATGACCGCGCTCCCCGCCGCGGCTCTCACCTACGCCTACCGGTCCGCGTCCCAGCGCGTCGACGAGCGCGACCGCGCCGCCCGGCTCCTCGACCTGTCGCAGGCGCTCGTCGGGCGGCTCGACGCGGACGAGATGGTGGCGTCGTTCCTGACGTCGGCTCGTCGCGCCTTCCGGGCCGACCGCGCGCGGGTCGTGCTCGACGTCGGCATCACCGCGTGGCCGGTGGTGGTCGAGGTCGACGCGGGTGGCGTCGTACGGCGGCAGGCCACGACGGCGGACGTAGCCCTGCTCGAACGCCCTGGCCGCGCCCAGGCCGCGACGCTCGTGCGCGACGGGCTGCCGGACGCGTGGGCGGAGGCCCTGGTGGCGCCGTTGGAGGCCGAGGGCCTGCGGCTCGGCGTCCTGGCGCTGGCCGCCGACGACCGCGGGTCGCTCGCCGACGCGATGCTGCTGACGCCGCTCGCCTCTGCGTTGGCCGTGGCGCTGCGGGGCGCCGAGCACCTCGAACGCGTCGTCGAGGAGACGTCCAAGCTCAAGGTCGTGGTCGACCACTCGTCCGACGGGATCTTCGTCGTGGACGGCGGCGGCCGCGTTCTCCTCTGGAACCCCGCCATGTCGGCCGTCACCGGCGTCCCCGAGGACGAGGCGCACGGGTCGCTCTCCGAGCTCGTGCACGCGCTCGACACCAGCGGGCAGCGGATCGACCCGCTGGAGGCGGCGTTCTCGCTGACGCCCGAGGTGCCGCGCCGCGACGTCGAGATGGCGATCGTGCGGCCCGACGGCGAGGAGCGCTGGGTGCGCTGCTCGCACGCGGGGCTGTTCGACGACGGGCGGCTCGTCCGCGACGTCGTCATCGTCCACGACGTCACGCGGCAGCGGGAGGTCGACCGGCTCAAGGCCGACTTCATCGCGACCGTGTCGCACGAGCTGCGTACGCCGGTCACGCCCATCAAGGGGTACGCCGACCTGCTCCGCCGCCGCGGCGACCAGATGTCGCCCGAGAAGCGCAACGAGTGCCTCGACATCATCACCGACCGCGTCAACCACCTCGCGCGCCTCGTCGAGGACCTGCTGCTCGCGTCGCGGATCTCGTCGCCGCGCGAGCCGTCGCACAACGTCACCTTGGGGGTCGGGGACCTCGTGGCGCTGACCAAGCGGGCGGCCGGCGACTTCGACACGGCCGGCACCGCGCGGATGCACCTCATGCTGCCCGAGGCGCCCGTCGTCGTGTCCTGCGACGCGCTGCGGACCGTCCAGGTCGTCGGCAACCTCATCTCGAACGCGCTGAAGTACTCCCCCTCCAACACGCAGGTCGACGTCGCGGTGTCGTCGTACGACGGCCGCGCCCGCGTCACCGTCACAGACCGCGGCCGCGGTATCCCCGCCGACCAGCTCGAGGCGGTGTTCGACAAGTTCCACCGCGTCGAGGACCCGCTGACCATGACGACCAGCGGGACCGGCCTCGGCCTGTACATCGCCCGCCAGCTCGCCCGTGCCATGGACGGGGACGTGCTCGTACGGTCCGTTCTCGGCTCCGGGTCGACGTTCGTGCTCGTGCTGCCCCTCGCCGAGACCGTCCCTGCGCCGCGTGCCGCCGTGAACTCACCCGAACGGCGCAGCGTCTCCCGCTAA
- a CDS encoding DUF5679 domain-containing protein: MAEKYEGYCVKCKEKREFDGEITTTDNGRRMAKGACPVCGTKMNRILGKA; this comes from the coding sequence GTGGCCGAGAAGTACGAGGGCTACTGCGTGAAGTGCAAGGAGAAGCGCGAGTTCGACGGAGAGATCACGACGACGGACAACGGCCGTCGCATGGCGAAGGGCGCCTGCCCCGTCTGCGGCACGAAGATGAACCGCATCCTCGGCAAGGCCTGA
- a CDS encoding ThiF family adenylyltransferase, with product MRPVLKPALRRLWRGDDTIQLGADPAHAVVLHGVDAGASAVLALMDGTRDADEIVAAAARRGVPEADVRAFFGLLASVHALDDAAAAPHGVSAIERERLDPDLSSLSLLAATPGGGTRLFESRRATRVLVVGAGRVGSLVASLLAAAGVGHVTIRDEHVASVADAVPGGLCPRDDGQPRAIAAVEAAQRAGGTSVDGSVRPPNAIDCRDADFAVLALDWWLAPPPALLELFGGAGLPYVVTGVRETYGVVGPLVLPGKTACPRCLDLHRAARDSGWPVIAAQLMTDARGCAPACDVALAAGVAALTVGQVLAHVSPPSASRCVNATLELRLPAWTVRRRTWTTHPDCPCAAAVAAEKQAAAERLAEIEAATSRRRSTERTQDPAAQHGGDPGPTTSQAAPVPAAATTRR from the coding sequence ATGCGACCTGTCCTGAAGCCTGCCCTGCGCCGCCTGTGGCGCGGCGACGACACGATCCAGCTCGGTGCCGACCCCGCGCATGCGGTGGTGCTGCACGGCGTCGACGCGGGGGCCAGCGCCGTGCTGGCGCTCATGGACGGCACTCGCGACGCCGACGAGATCGTCGCGGCGGCGGCGCGGCGCGGCGTGCCGGAGGCGGACGTGCGGGCGTTCTTCGGGCTGCTCGCGTCGGTCCACGCGCTCGACGACGCCGCCGCGGCGCCGCACGGCGTCAGCGCGATCGAGCGCGAACGTCTCGATCCCGACCTCAGCTCGCTGTCGCTCCTGGCGGCGACACCCGGCGGCGGGACACGGCTGTTCGAGAGCCGGCGCGCCACCCGCGTCCTCGTCGTCGGCGCGGGCCGCGTCGGCTCGCTGGTGGCGTCGCTGCTCGCGGCAGCCGGCGTGGGCCACGTGACCATCCGCGACGAGCACGTCGCGAGCGTCGCGGACGCCGTACCCGGCGGGCTCTGCCCGCGCGACGACGGACAGCCGCGCGCGATCGCGGCGGTCGAGGCGGCCCAGCGCGCGGGCGGCACCTCGGTCGACGGCTCGGTCCGCCCGCCCAACGCCATCGACTGCCGCGACGCCGACTTCGCCGTGCTGGCGCTCGACTGGTGGCTCGCGCCGCCGCCCGCGCTGCTGGAGCTGTTCGGGGGCGCCGGGCTGCCGTACGTCGTCACCGGCGTCCGCGAGACGTACGGCGTCGTCGGCCCGCTCGTCCTCCCCGGCAAGACGGCGTGCCCGCGCTGCCTCGACCTGCACCGCGCCGCGCGCGACAGCGGTTGGCCGGTCATCGCCGCCCAGCTCATGACCGACGCGCGCGGCTGCGCGCCGGCCTGCGACGTCGCGCTCGCCGCCGGCGTCGCCGCGCTGACCGTCGGCCAGGTGCTCGCGCACGTCTCGCCGCCGAGCGCGTCCCGGTGCGTCAACGCGACCCTCGAGCTCCGGCTGCCGGCGTGGACGGTGCGGCGGCGTACGTGGACCACGCATCCCGACTGCCCGTGCGCCGCCGCGGTGGCGGCGGAGAAGCAGGCCGCCGCCGAACGCCTCGCCGAGATCGAGGCGGCCACGTCCCGGCGCCGCTCCACCGAGCGGACCCAAGACCCTGCCGCGCAGCACGGCGGCGACCCAGGACCCACGACGAGCCAGGCCGCTCCGGTGCCGGCGGCCGCGACCACGAGGAGGTGA
- a CDS encoding AarF/ABC1/UbiB kinase family protein codes for MADIPRRAVTRTAKLATLPLGVAGRATLGLGKRIGGRPAEVVATELQQRTAEQIFRVLGELKGGAMKLGQALSVFEAALPEELAKPYRAALTKLQDSAPPLPVAQVHRVLAEELDPEWRKAFASFDDKPAAAASIGQVHRAVWHDGRPVAVKVQYPGAGRALLSDLTQLGRVARLFSVLSPGLDIKPLIAEIKARVAEELDYALEAESQQAFAAAYADDPDYRIPHVVAHSGTVLVTEWVDGTPLSAIITDGSEDDRNRAGLLLARFLYESPSRVGLLHADPHPGNFRLTPDGRLGVIDFGAVARLPGGLPRALGQIARYTLDGHAEKVDALFREEGFIRPGHEVPPTAVLDYFGPLLESIATHDFAFSREWLRTQGARLADPRSDEYKTGRQFNLPPTYLLVHRVSTGTTGVLCQLGSRGDFRAIAERYLPGFADEVAKPARKAARKPAAKKAAPAKKATKPAKGAAAPRTRKPKA; via the coding sequence GTGGCCGACATCCCGCGCAGGGCGGTGACGCGCACCGCGAAGCTCGCCACGCTCCCGCTCGGCGTCGCCGGGCGGGCGACGCTCGGCCTCGGCAAGCGGATCGGAGGCCGGCCGGCGGAGGTCGTGGCGACCGAGCTGCAGCAGCGGACCGCGGAGCAGATCTTCCGCGTCCTCGGCGAGCTCAAGGGCGGGGCGATGAAGCTCGGCCAGGCGCTGAGCGTCTTCGAGGCGGCGCTGCCCGAGGAGCTGGCGAAGCCGTACCGCGCGGCGCTGACCAAGCTCCAGGACTCCGCTCCCCCGCTGCCGGTGGCGCAGGTGCACCGGGTGCTCGCGGAGGAGCTGGACCCGGAGTGGCGGAAGGCGTTCGCGTCGTTCGACGACAAGCCGGCCGCCGCGGCGAGCATCGGCCAGGTCCATCGTGCCGTCTGGCACGACGGGCGCCCGGTCGCGGTCAAGGTCCAGTACCCGGGAGCCGGGCGCGCGCTGCTCTCCGACCTCACGCAGCTCGGTCGCGTGGCGCGGCTGTTCTCGGTGCTGAGCCCGGGCCTGGACATCAAGCCGCTCATCGCCGAGATCAAGGCGCGGGTGGCCGAGGAGCTCGACTACGCGCTGGAGGCGGAGTCGCAGCAGGCGTTCGCGGCGGCGTACGCCGACGACCCCGACTACCGCATCCCGCACGTCGTCGCGCACAGCGGCACCGTGCTGGTCACGGAGTGGGTCGACGGCACGCCGCTCTCGGCGATCATCACGGACGGCTCCGAGGACGACCGCAACCGGGCAGGCTTGCTGCTCGCGCGCTTCCTCTACGAGTCGCCGTCACGTGTCGGCCTGCTGCACGCGGACCCGCACCCGGGGAACTTCCGCCTGACCCCGGACGGCAGGCTCGGCGTCATCGACTTCGGCGCCGTCGCGCGCCTGCCCGGCGGGCTGCCCCGCGCGCTGGGGCAGATCGCGCGGTACACGCTCGACGGGCACGCGGAGAAGGTCGACGCGCTGTTCCGCGAGGAGGGGTTCATCCGGCCGGGCCACGAGGTGCCGCCCACGGCGGTGCTGGACTACTTCGGCCCGCTGCTGGAGTCGATCGCGACGCACGACTTCGCGTTCAGCAGGGAGTGGCTGCGCACGCAGGGCGCGCGCCTCGCCGACCCGCGCAGCGACGAGTACAAGACCGGCAGGCAGTTCAACCTGCCGCCGACGTACCTGCTCGTGCACCGCGTCTCGACGGGCACGACCGGCGTGCTCTGCCAGCTCGGGAGCCGCGGCGACTTCCGCGCGATCGCGGAGCGCTACCTGCCGGGGTTCGCCGACGAGGTCGCGAAGCCCGCGCGCAAGGCGGCGCGCAAGCCCGCCGCGAAGAAGGCCGCACCCGCGAAGAAGGCGACGAAGCCGGCCAAGGGCGCGGCGGCGCCGCGCACGCGCAAGCCGAAGGCGTAG